The DNA sequence TCGGTTCTTCTGTTTGGCGATCTGAAGGCTCCTCGAGTGATGCAACTGACGGACTTGGGTCGCTGCCCAGCATGCTACGGAGTGTCTGTGTGCCCAGAACTGTACTCCAACCAAATTATCATGGAAACTCACAGATGGTCGAGCATGTTTAAcacgaaaaatatttattacggcTACACCAAGTCGAATAGGAGGGTTATATTGAAGAAACTGGCTCATAATTCAGAGCTACGGACTTTTGACAACAATCTGTGTAAAACCTTCAACCTGAAAAGAAATTGTAAGCCCATACATTTGCTGAATGCCTCAAATATTGATGATAAATTGATCAAACTTGTGGAGTATAACTTGTCAGTGCCAGATCCTAGGCCTAGGAAGGGGCTTGTAATGTGCCCATATGCACATAGTCTGTATGACTTCATAATACCAGTGCTTAGCAGCAAAAAGGAGCAAGTTGATATGGTCAACATCTGGACCATGCTGAGTATTAACCCAGAACCTATTGTATTACAGGTAcataaagtctattttttaataacactgTCTAAGTTCCTCATTAATAAAGTTCTCTAACAATTTAACAACCTAAAACCTATtgtgttacaagtgcataaAGTCTATTTTTCAATAACTCGCATCTTCTATTAAATAgttcaaaaacaaaattgtttttttttcaggtgtTGCAGAAATCTAGTGGATGGCCAGTACCAGCATATGCAGGTGTTTGTGGTCGTGTGGAGGTGGTAGCCTATGAGGGTGAACCTCTTTCGTCATTAACTCATGTGTCCTGGTACAGAAAGCTGAAGTTTGCTAAGAAAATCCTGGATGCTGCTATGGACTTTACTTTTAAACATGATAGGTTGGTAAAGTATTGGATAAAACTAGATATAAACTGTGTacattgttattattgtaattgtaaggCTTCTTCTTGCAACTAGTTTAATGCAATTTGTTGAAGATGTGCAAATTATGCCTCGAGAGTGTGTACAATATTGTTTCTTTACAATATTGGTTTGAAAACACAGTAAAcaccaaaatataatttagacacATAATTATCATGTACTTCATACCTTTATTTCAATTCCCCAAAACATTAGGCAGAGGTAATTGAGTAATAACttccatattttaaataaataaaatattctcctTTACAGATTCCGGTTCTACCTCATGGATTGGTCAGTGGACAACATAGTGGCAAACGAAAAGGACGACATTACCTTCGTAGATCTCGAGGACATGGTTATTCTGGACAAGCACATTTCACCAAAACCAGACTTACCGAATTGGTATCAACGCTACACCAGAGAAGGCATGGGCGCGGGATTCTCATTCTCCATAGACAATATGTGCAAACATCATCTAAGTGACCATAATATTTGGGCGGCCTGTTACATTCTGGCCGGTGACGAAGACCCTTACCTGAGCCCCATACCTGAAGAGGTTCGGACCTCAAAACCTCATTTGGAGAGATTGCTGAAAGAGTGCCTCGATGGTGAAGACAGATTTAGAACTATTACTAATTTGCAGC is a window from the Spodoptera frugiperda isolate SF20-4 chromosome 10, AGI-APGP_CSIRO_Sfru_2.0, whole genome shotgun sequence genome containing:
- the LOC118277524 gene encoding divergent protein kinase domain 2A — encoded protein: MNDKIYEKMLLRRRFFKRASLMVIAFTISFYVSVLLFGDLKAPRVMQLTDLGRCPACYGVSVCPELYSNQIIMETHRWSSMFNTKNIYYGYTKSNRRVILKKLAHNSELRTFDNNLCKTFNLKRNCKPIHLLNASNIDDKLIKLVEYNLSVPDPRPRKGLVMCPYAHSLYDFIIPVLSSKKEQVDMVNIWTMLSINPEPIVLQVLQKSSGWPVPAYAGVCGRVEVVAYEGEPLSSLTHVSWYRKLKFAKKILDAAMDFTFKHDRFRFYLMDWSVDNIVANEKDDITFVDLEDMVILDKHISPKPDLPNWYQRYTREGMGAGFSFSIDNMCKHHLSDHNIWAACYILAGDEDPYLSPIPEEVRTSKPHLERLLKECLDGEDRFRTITNLQHVLGDMLTDENIVGYSAVIR